A genomic segment from Pseudosulfitobacter sp. DSM 107133 encodes:
- the sseA gene encoding 3-mercaptopyruvate sulfurtransferase, which yields MSDDPKTLVSTEWLAKHIKDPDLRVLDASWYLPDANRDPQAEYDAAHIPGARFFNIDEISDARSDLPHMVPPVEKFMSRMRAMGVGDGHQVVVYDGAGILSAPRVWWLFRLMGHENVAVLDGGFPKWQAEGRAIEDLPPVVKDRHLTVRFQNHLVRDVTQVSQASKLGDAQIVDARSAARFRGDAPEPREGLRAGHIPGSRNVPFGTLLNADNTLKSPAECRAEFEAAGVDLSRPMITTCGSGITAAVLALALERIGVDTWSLYDGSWAEWGMFPTVPIATGDA from the coding sequence ATGTCCGATGATCCCAAAACGCTTGTCTCGACCGAGTGGCTGGCCAAACACATCAAGGACCCGGACCTGCGCGTTCTGGATGCCTCGTGGTATCTGCCCGATGCCAACCGCGACCCGCAGGCCGAATATGACGCGGCCCATATCCCCGGCGCGCGGTTTTTCAACATAGACGAAATTTCCGACGCGCGCTCGGATCTGCCCCATATGGTGCCCCCGGTTGAGAAATTCATGTCGCGGATGCGGGCCATGGGTGTGGGTGACGGCCATCAGGTTGTGGTTTACGACGGTGCCGGCATTCTGTCGGCCCCCCGCGTATGGTGGCTGTTCCGCCTGATGGGCCACGAAAACGTTGCCGTGCTGGATGGTGGCTTTCCCAAATGGCAGGCCGAAGGCCGCGCCATCGAGGATCTGCCACCCGTGGTCAAGGACCGCCACCTGACTGTGCGCTTTCAGAATCATCTGGTGCGCGATGTCACACAGGTGTCGCAAGCCTCGAAGCTAGGTGATGCACAAATCGTCGATGCCCGCTCGGCTGCCCGTTTTCGCGGGGATGCACCCGAACCGCGCGAGGGATTGCGCGCAGGTCACATTCCCGGATCGCGCAATGTGCCCTTTGGTACGTTGCTGAACGCTGACAATACACTTAAATCGCCCGCCGAGTGCCGCGCGGAGTTCGAGGCGGCAGGCGTCGACCTGTCCCGTCCTATGATCACCACTTGCGGCTCGGGTATCACGGCTGCGGTTCTGGCGCTGGCGCTGGAACGAATCGGCGTTGATACATGGTCGCTTTACGATGGATCCTGGGCCGAATGGGGGATGTTCCCCACTGTGCCCATCGCAACCGGAGACGCATAA
- a CDS encoding P-II family nitrogen regulator, which translates to MKLIIATIKPFKLEDVRQALTEAGVRGMMVTEIKGFGSQSGHTEIYRGAEYAVNFVPKIKLEIVVDSAAADQVVETIKKTAHTGKIGDGKIFVLDVEQAVRVRTGETNQDAL; encoded by the coding sequence GTGAAACTGATCATTGCAACGATCAAACCATTCAAGCTGGAGGATGTCCGTCAGGCTCTGACCGAAGCAGGCGTCCGCGGCATGATGGTAACCGAGATCAAGGGCTTCGGCTCTCAGTCCGGCCATACAGAAATTTACCGCGGCGCGGAATACGCCGTGAACTTCGTTCCGAAAATCAAACTGGAAATCGTGGTCGATTCCGCGGCTGCCGATCAGGTGGTCGAGACGATCAAGAAGACCGCCCACACCGGCAAAATCGGTGATGGCAAGATTTTCGTACTCGATGTCGAACAGGCCGTGCGCGTGCGCACCGGCGAAACCAATCAAGACGCGCTTTAA
- a CDS encoding amino acid aminotransferase, whose protein sequence is MFETLKPQAPDKILSLMAQYREDPRTTKIDLGVGVYKDASGLTPVMRAIKAAEHKLWQEQDTKTYTGLTGDPAFSDAMIKLVLGDAVPRNTVAAAATPGGTGAVRQAFEMVQMANPKARVFVSDPTWPNHISILQYLGIEVVPYRYFDSETRSVSFDAMIEDLKGATKDDVILLHGCCHNPTGANLTMDQWAEVIKVLQDTGATPMIDIAYQGFGDGLDADAAGTRAVAAAVPECLIAASCSKNFGIYRERTGILMLVAADAGAQTLNQGTLAYLNRQNFSFPPDHGARLVTMILTDDELRADWQAELEEVRLGMLNLRKQLAGELKRLSNSDRFDFLAEHRGMFSRLGTTPELVEKLRADHGIYMVGDSRMNIAGLNEQTIPILARAIIDAGI, encoded by the coding sequence ATGTTCGAAACTCTCAAGCCACAGGCCCCTGACAAGATCCTGTCGCTGATGGCCCAGTACCGCGAAGACCCGCGTACCACCAAGATCGACCTTGGTGTGGGGGTGTACAAGGATGCCTCGGGTCTGACGCCTGTGATGCGCGCGATCAAGGCCGCCGAGCACAAGCTGTGGCAAGAGCAGGACACCAAGACATATACCGGCCTGACCGGCGACCCCGCGTTTTCGGATGCGATGATCAAACTGGTTCTGGGCGACGCGGTGCCGCGCAACACCGTTGCCGCTGCGGCCACGCCCGGCGGTACAGGTGCGGTGCGTCAGGCGTTCGAGATGGTGCAAATGGCCAACCCCAAAGCGCGGGTGTTTGTGTCTGATCCCACATGGCCGAACCACATTTCGATCCTGCAATATCTGGGTATCGAAGTGGTGCCCTATCGTTATTTCGACAGTGAAACCCGCAGCGTGTCGTTCGATGCGATGATCGAGGACCTGAAGGGCGCGACCAAGGATGACGTGATCCTGTTGCACGGCTGCTGTCACAACCCGACCGGTGCCAACCTGACGATGGACCAGTGGGCCGAAGTCATCAAAGTGTTGCAGGACACCGGCGCCACGCCGATGATCGACATTGCCTATCAGGGCTTTGGCGACGGCCTGGACGCGGATGCGGCAGGCACCCGTGCGGTGGCTGCGGCTGTGCCGGAATGTCTGATCGCGGCAAGCTGCTCGAAGAATTTCGGCATCTACCGCGAGCGGACCGGCATTCTGATGCTGGTGGCTGCCGATGCCGGTGCGCAGACGCTTAATCAGGGCACGCTGGCCTATCTCAACCGCCAGAACTTCAGCTTTCCGCCCGATCACGGCGCACGGCTGGTGACGATGATCCTGACGGATGATGAACTGCGCGCCGACTGGCAGGCAGAGCTGGAAGAAGTGCGTCTGGGCATGTTGAACCTGCGCAAGCAACTGGCAGGCGAACTGAAGCGCTTGTCGAACTCGGACCGATTCGATTTTCTGGCCGAACATCGCGGCATGTTCTCGCGTCTGGGCACCACGCCCGAACTGGTCGAGAAGCTGCGCGCGGATCACGGGATTTACATGGTGGGTGACAGCCGGATGAACATTGCGGGCCTGAATGAACAGACCATTCCGATTTTGGCGCGCGCGATCATCGACGCAGGCATCTGA
- the smpB gene encoding SsrA-binding protein SmpB, whose amino-acid sequence MAQVKNADPNYKVIAENRRARFDYAIEEDLECGIILEGSEVKSMRQGGSNIAESYAAVEDGELWLVNSYVAPYDQAKTFRHEERRRRKLLVSRKQMSHLWNETQRKGMTLVPLVLYFNHRGMAKIKIGIAKGKKNHDKRETSAKRDWSRQKARLLKDHG is encoded by the coding sequence ATGGCACAGGTAAAGAACGCAGACCCGAATTACAAAGTGATCGCCGAGAACCGGCGGGCACGGTTTGACTATGCCATCGAGGAAGATCTTGAATGCGGGATTATTCTGGAAGGCTCAGAGGTCAAGTCGATGCGTCAGGGCGGGTCGAACATCGCCGAAAGCTATGCCGCTGTTGAAGATGGCGAGCTGTGGTTGGTGAACAGCTATGTTGCCCCCTACGACCAGGCCAAGACCTTTCGCCACGAAGAGCGCCGCCGCCGCAAGCTGCTGGTCAGCCGCAAGCAGATGTCCCATCTGTGGAACGAAACCCAGCGCAAGGGCATGACGCTGGTGCCGCTGGTGCTGTATTTCAACCACCGGGGCATGGCCAAGATCAAGATCGGCATCGCAAAGGGCAAGAAGAACCACGACAAACGCGAGACCAGCGCCAAGCGCGACTGGAGCCGTCAAAAGGCACGTTTGCTGAAGGATCACGGCTGA
- a CDS encoding ammonium transporter yields MKRTTTLTLAAAASVALLPTLGLAQDAGPTAGVNASTDTVYILNSLLFLVGGFLVFWMAAGFAMLEGGLVRSKNVTMQMTKNIALFSLAAIFYYLLGYNLMYPGDGWSIDGVLGAFGTAGLEPVGVAAADADAYDYASTGSDFFFQLMFCATTASIVSGTLAERIKLWPFLIFTIALTAVIYPVQASWKWGGGFLDAMGFLDFAGSTVVHSVGGWAALVGALILGPRIGKYKDGRTIPMPGSNLTLATLGTFILWLGWFGFNGGSQLAMGTVGDVADVSRIFANTNTAAAGGAIAALILTQVLYKKPDLTMILNGALAGLVSITAEPLTPSLGAATLIGAVGGIIVVFAVPFLDKLKIDDVVGAIPVHLFCGIWGTIAVVLTNGDASLATQLYSIVVVGLFTVVASGVVWFILKVAMGIRVTEEDEINGLDMAEMGMEAYPEFSKG; encoded by the coding sequence ATGAAACGTACCACTACTCTGACCCTTGCAGCTGCCGCGTCTGTCGCGCTGCTGCCGACGCTGGGCCTGGCCCAGGACGCAGGCCCGACGGCCGGCGTGAATGCATCGACCGACACCGTTTATATCCTGAACTCCTTGCTGTTCCTCGTGGGCGGCTTTCTGGTGTTCTGGATGGCAGCAGGCTTTGCCATGCTCGAAGGCGGTCTGGTCCGCTCGAAAAACGTTACCATGCAGATGACCAAGAACATCGCATTGTTCTCGCTGGCGGCGATTTTCTATTACCTGCTGGGCTATAACCTGATGTATCCCGGCGACGGCTGGAGCATTGACGGCGTTCTGGGCGCATTCGGCACTGCCGGGCTTGAGCCTGTGGGCGTTGCGGCGGCTGATGCAGATGCTTATGACTATGCCTCGACCGGTTCCGACTTTTTCTTCCAGTTGATGTTCTGTGCGACCACAGCGTCGATCGTTTCGGGCACCTTGGCCGAGCGCATCAAACTGTGGCCCTTCCTGATCTTCACCATCGCCCTGACAGCCGTGATCTATCCGGTTCAGGCGTCGTGGAAATGGGGCGGCGGCTTCCTGGATGCCATGGGTTTCCTCGACTTCGCGGGTTCGACTGTTGTGCACTCGGTCGGTGGCTGGGCTGCCCTGGTCGGCGCGCTGATCCTGGGTCCGCGTATCGGCAAATACAAGGACGGCCGCACCATTCCGATGCCCGGTTCGAACCTGACACTGGCAACACTGGGTACGTTCATCCTGTGGCTGGGCTGGTTCGGCTTCAACGGTGGTTCGCAACTGGCGATGGGCACCGTGGGCGATGTGGCTGACGTCAGCCGTATCTTTGCCAACACCAACACGGCGGCTGCCGGCGGTGCGATTGCCGCGCTGATCCTGACACAGGTTCTGTACAAAAAGCCCGACCTGACGATGATCCTGAACGGCGCACTGGCCGGTCTGGTGTCGATCACAGCCGAACCGCTGACCCCCTCGCTGGGTGCCGCAACACTGATCGGTGCTGTGGGTGGTATCATCGTGGTCTTCGCGGTTCCGTTCCTGGACAAGCTGAAAATCGACGACGTTGTTGGCGCGATCCCCGTTCACCTGTTCTGCGGCATCTGGGGCACCATCGCGGTTGTTCTGACCAATGGCGACGCTTCGCTTGCAACACAGCTGTATTCGATCGTTGTGGTGGGTCTGTTCACCGTCGTCGCATCGGGTGTCGTCTGGTTCATCCTGAAGGTGGCAATGGGCATCCGCGTCACCGAAGAGGACGAGATCAACGGTCTGGACATGGCCGAGATGGGCATGGAGGCCTATCCCGAATTCTCCAAAGGCTGA